The Eremothecium cymbalariae DBVPG#7215 chromosome 7, complete sequence genome contains the following window.
GATTGGTAAAATGATTGAACAAGACAGGCATTTGGTTCCTAACAAGCGGGGGTATTCTTTATATATCAGGCCGGTTATGATTGGAACGACAAGTTCTCTTGGTATAGCCCCTCCTGATAAGGCGCTATTGTATGTCATTGCGTCGCCAGTTGGACCCTACTATAAGACAGGGTTTAAGAGTGTTTCTTTAGAAGCTACTGATTATGCTACTAGAGCGTGGCCAGGCGGTGCAGGTAATAGTAAGCTAGGGTCTAACTATGCCCCTTGCATTCTACATCAGTTGCAAGCTGCTAAACGTGGCTTTCAACAGAACTTGTGGCTTTTTGGACCTGAGAAATATATTACTGAAGTCGGCTCCATGAATGCCTTCTTTATATTTAAAGATTCTGCGACTAATAAGAAAGAGTTGGTAACTGCTCCATTGGATGGCACAATTTTAGACGGTGTTACGAGAGACTCAATCTTGATTTTGGCTCGTGAGAGATTGGACCCTAATGAATGGACTATATCAGAAAGACTGTTCACCATTACAGAAGTCGTTGAGAGAGCCGCTAAAGGAGAGTTAGTCGAGGCTTTTGGTTCTGGAACTGCTGCAATTGTGTCCCCAATTAAGGAAATTGGATGGAATAATGAATTGATTAAAGTTCCGCTCTTGCCAGGGGAAGAAAGTGGCCCCTTTACAAAAGAAGTCTCTAAATGGATCAGTGATATTCAGTATGGTGTGGTCGAGTATAAGGATTGGGTTCGTGTAGTTGCCACACTTGACTGATTACCTCAGATATAAAGGAAACTTAAcattttaaattctttatcAGCCAGCAGTCCTGAGTTTTGCGGGCCAAAAATCTTGCAATCGATTGTCTCAATATTGTGTAGAAGTGATTTACTTTTTTTGCAACTTAAATACGCTTTTCAGAACGTAAAGCATCGTACTCTCTGTAAGAGTGACatattagatatatatattacgATTAGTATATCTTATAATTACAATATTACAGAAATCTTGAACATTGATGTTCCAGTTGACTAAAGAGTAGTtagatatagatataatgAGTCTAGGTATACCTGTGGAAAAAATACCCGATTTTTTTTACAAAGTCAGAGATATGATTTACTTAAGATGATAGAACAATAAAACTTGAGATATTTGAACCATAATGTATAATAAAAGTGCACAAGTTTCCCCAGATTCGTGGCCACTAAAACCCAAAAAAGTGAGTCATTATAGTTTTGATTAACCGTTAAGAAGAAATAGTATA
Protein-coding sequences here:
- a CDS encoding uncharacterized protein (similar to Ashbya gossypii ADL384W), with protein sequence MLKLLARYSVNRPRYIAMSASLDSSRLKLTKVAKPSTPTPPDLLQFGKTFTDHMITIEWTSEEGWGIPELKPYGNLSLSPAASVFHYAFELFEGMKAYRTSDNKITLFRPDKNMARMNRSASRICLPNFDSEELITLIGKMIEQDRHLVPNKRGYSLYIRPVMIGTTSSLGIAPPDKALLYVIASPVGPYYKTGFKSVSLEATDYATRAWPGGAGNSKLGSNYAPCILHQLQAAKRGFQQNLWLFGPEKYITEVGSMNAFFIFKDSATNKKELVTAPLDGTILDGVTRDSILILARERLDPNEWTISERLFTITEVVERAAKGELVEAFGSGTAAIVSPIKEIGWNNELIKVPLLPGEESGPFTKEVSKWISDIQYGVVEYKDWVRVVATLD